A stretch of the Pseudoalteromonas phenolica genome encodes the following:
- a CDS encoding integron integrase codes for MSNSPFLNALERYMVTRRYAKRTIKTYIYWVYHYILFHKKQHPKDLTASHVEQYLEFLSNDRNVAASTQATALNSLVFLYREFLKLPFERQLQFNMSERPRKLPVVLTQDEIKRLLANLTPSILLPCQLMYGSGLRVMEAVRLRVQDIDFDYLSVKVWQGKGAKNRRVTLAPALIPALKTQIEKAKQTAYNDITNQAYKGVWLPHALAKKYPNAPKDPLWHYLFFSNSLSYDPHEQSALRRHHIDESSLRKGIKVATRKAKIEKNVSCHTLRHSFATHLLQSGADIRTVQEQLGHSDVKTTQIYTHVLQRGANSVESPISAIL; via the coding sequence ATGTCAAACTCTCCGTTTCTAAATGCTTTAGAGCGCTACATGGTTACCCGCAGGTATGCTAAGCGTACAATTAAAACGTATATTTATTGGGTGTATCACTACATTCTGTTTCATAAAAAGCAACATCCTAAAGACCTTACTGCAAGCCACGTTGAGCAATATTTAGAGTTTTTGTCGAACGACAGAAATGTTGCCGCAAGTACACAAGCAACCGCACTAAACTCATTAGTCTTTCTATATCGAGAGTTTTTGAAGTTACCATTTGAAAGGCAATTGCAATTTAATATGAGTGAGCGCCCCAGAAAATTACCAGTCGTTCTCACACAAGATGAAATTAAACGGTTACTTGCGAATCTCACGCCTTCAATTTTACTACCTTGCCAGCTCATGTATGGCAGTGGTTTAAGGGTTATGGAAGCAGTTAGATTACGTGTACAAGATATTGATTTCGATTATCTAAGTGTGAAAGTTTGGCAAGGTAAAGGCGCCAAAAATCGGCGAGTCACCCTTGCTCCAGCACTTATTCCTGCGCTTAAAACACAAATAGAAAAAGCCAAGCAAACAGCATACAATGATATAACTAATCAAGCATACAAAGGGGTTTGGTTACCACATGCACTTGCCAAAAAATACCCCAATGCACCTAAAGATCCGTTGTGGCATTATCTATTCTTTTCTAACAGCCTAAGTTATGACCCTCATGAGCAATCTGCATTGAGAAGACATCATATTGATGAGTCGAGTTTGCGTAAGGGAATAAAAGTTGCGACTAGAAAAGCGAAAATAGAAAAGAATGTCAGTTGTCACACACTACGCCACTCATTTGCGACCCATTTATTACAGAGCGGGGCAGATATTAGAACGGTTCAAGAACAACTGGGTCATAGTGATGTGAAAACGACGCAAATATATACCCATGTACTGCAAAGAGGGGCGAACAGTGTTGAAAGCCCCATATCAGCTATTTTGTAG
- a CDS encoding Imm32 family immunity protein, producing MLTLEKDEKAEQVFIHASPEKLRWLASRLEAIAAQAEKSGNAHDHLMTEDWGGHELTNELIGNPESREIINHLVIYGHKIETTGI from the coding sequence ATGTTAACTTTAGAAAAAGACGAAAAAGCTGAACAAGTTTTCATTCATGCATCACCAGAAAAGCTTCGCTGGTTAGCATCTCGATTAGAGGCTATTGCAGCGCAAGCCGAAAAGTCTGGAAATGCACATGATCATCTAATGACAGAAGATTGGGGTGGTCATGAGTTAACCAATGAGTTAATTGGTAACCCCGAGTCTCGAGAGATTATTAATCACCTTGTTATTTACGGCCATAAAATAGAGACAACAGGCATATAA
- a CDS encoding ribonuclease E inhibitor RraB codes for MPKFIIVLFLLSFSLSAQEKVMDNIPNKNITIEQLDEMFSNIAEQGQWDLSQPLLWGYFFTDNDLNKLELAMPKIQAMGYSVVGIFQAEKEDVNEPDLFFLHVEKPEIHDSKSLDKRNDEFYIFAYQNGLDSYDGMDVGPVAQ; via the coding sequence GTGCCAAAATTCATTATTGTACTTTTCTTATTAAGTTTTAGTTTGAGTGCTCAAGAGAAAGTTATGGATAACATACCAAATAAAAATATCACGATTGAACAGCTTGATGAGATGTTCAGTAATATCGCCGAACAAGGTCAATGGGATTTATCGCAGCCATTACTTTGGGGTTACTTTTTCACTGATAATGATCTGAACAAATTAGAATTAGCTATGCCTAAAATACAGGCTATGGGTTACTCAGTCGTCGGAATATTTCAGGCTGAAAAAGAAGATGTGAATGAACCAGACTTATTTTTCCTTCATGTTGAAAAGCCAGAAATCCATGATAGTAAATCACTAGATAAAAGAAACGATGAGTTTTACATATTTGCTTATCAAAACGGCTTAGATTCATACGATGGAATGGATGTTGGGCCTGTTGCGCAATAA
- a CDS encoding ribonuclease E inhibitor RraB, with amino-acid sequence MPKFIIVLFLLSFSLSAQEKVMDNIPNKNITIEQLDEMFSNIAEQGQWDLSQPLLWGYFFTDNDPSKLELAMPKIQAMGYSVVGIFQAEKEDANEPDLFFLHVEKPEIHDSKSLDKRNDEFYIFAYQNGLDSYDGMDVGPVAQ; translated from the coding sequence GTGCCAAAATTCATTATTGTACTTTTCTTATTAAGTTTTAGTTTGAGTGCTCAAGAGAAAGTTATGGATAACATACCAAATAAAAATATCACGATTGAACAGCTTGATGAGATGTTCAGTAATATCGCCGAGCAAGGTCAATGGGATTTATCGCAGCCATTACTTTGGGGCTACTTTTTCACTGATAATGATCCGAGTAAATTAGAATTAGCTATGCCTAAAATACAGGCTATGGGTTACTCAGTCGTCGGAATATTTCAGGCTGAAAAAGAAGATGCGAATGAACCAGACTTATTCTTCCTTCATGTTGAAAAGCCAGAAATCCATGATAGTAAATCACTAGATAAAAGAAACGATGAGTTTTACATATTTGCTTATCAAAACGGCTTAGATTCATACGATGGAATGGATGTTGGGCCTGTTGCGCAATGA
- a CDS encoding GNAT family N-acetyltransferase, whose product MIQIIEPKTERLKLRQWVASDLEPFFAMSSDPQVMQYFPNSLSKAESDSIAEKCQSLITENGWGVWAVELIETKEFIGIVGLHVPSEELPSSPCVEVLWRLAQPHWGRGYATEAATAALKVGFEELELQEIVSFAVLNNTSSRAVMERINMIDTGVTFNHPDVPAPAHLRKHCLYKISRDSWVKNVA is encoded by the coding sequence ATGATTCAGATTATTGAGCCCAAAACAGAGCGACTAAAGCTTCGTCAGTGGGTTGCCAGTGACCTAGAACCATTTTTTGCTATGTCCTCAGATCCCCAAGTAATGCAATACTTTCCAAATTCACTAAGCAAGGCAGAGAGCGACTCCATCGCAGAAAAGTGTCAATCACTAATTACTGAAAACGGATGGGGTGTTTGGGCTGTTGAACTCATCGAAACCAAAGAGTTCATAGGCATTGTCGGTCTGCATGTACCATCCGAAGAATTACCGTCCTCACCATGCGTAGAAGTTCTTTGGAGGCTTGCGCAACCGCATTGGGGACGAGGATATGCCACTGAAGCAGCAACGGCTGCTCTTAAAGTAGGTTTTGAAGAACTTGAATTACAAGAAATCGTTTCTTTCGCAGTTCTGAATAATACTTCCTCCCGCGCGGTAATGGAGAGGATTAACATGATTGATACTGGCGTGACATTCAATCATCCAGATGTTCCAGCTCCTGCACATTTGAGAAAGCATTGCTTATACAAAATTTCTCGAGATAGTTGGGTGAAAAATGTTGCCTAA
- a CDS encoding ATP-dependent nuclease, with translation MKLVSLKMNNFRAINGEGNVIEFKDNNIVFLFGKNNIGKSSVLHAYKYFTSPSQKALITDFYEQDTTKEIVIEATFLKEGSDIDNFNEKGLDKWVDANGLVKFRKVWSEVDKAATKMTYSIEESDFVAGGFGGLEPILTNATPNIIFIEAMPSVKSLTDWLEKEIKNKLLKKLKDNHQAEYSSALTAIKSLQEKVENEGYLGEISQKANRYFSETFPELQLNIQSTPYKEADLSKAFEKDFSVTIGDKKDEEIKLAEAVEAAEELLGGDENVSKLDRKFDLHGHGLIRQAIINILSLFKDTKDGEKHIILFEEPELYLHPSNKRKFRNTLYQIAEQDDYQIICVSHDPQLIDMSREHTSLARFVKKENGETIIYQAGDNVFSKDEETKDRVLMLNRFNPHICETFFSDEVILVEGDTEAIVLRGLIYEHYPNSDLFVLNTGTKNNIPFFIEVLSHFKINQHVIHDSDERYLYTEGQRRLKKDGDPKVNSAWTLNAKIWDAMEAAKSNGSSVKRYVSVRNFEHSHDYSHDPDKGKPLSAYEFSQTLDISDEEKSIVNFLKQVAGDKPYDNEYTQEHLEEIVEEPF, from the coding sequence ATGAAGCTTGTATCTCTAAAAATGAATAACTTTCGCGCCATTAATGGCGAAGGAAATGTAATCGAATTCAAAGATAATAATATTGTTTTTCTTTTCGGAAAAAATAATATTGGGAAATCTAGCGTGTTACATGCCTACAAGTACTTTACATCACCTTCTCAAAAAGCCTTGATTACAGATTTTTATGAACAAGATACAACCAAGGAAATCGTAATAGAAGCTACTTTTCTTAAAGAAGGTAGTGATATTGATAATTTCAATGAAAAGGGTTTGGATAAATGGGTGGATGCTAATGGTTTAGTCAAGTTTAGAAAAGTGTGGAGCGAAGTTGATAAAGCTGCAACTAAAATGACTTATAGCATTGAGGAAAGTGATTTTGTTGCCGGTGGGTTTGGAGGATTAGAACCTATTCTGACAAACGCTACGCCGAATATTATTTTTATTGAGGCTATGCCGAGTGTCAAATCATTAACTGATTGGTTAGAAAAAGAAATAAAAAATAAGTTACTGAAAAAATTAAAAGATAATCATCAAGCTGAATATAGTAGTGCTCTTACGGCTATCAAGTCGTTGCAAGAAAAAGTTGAGAATGAAGGTTATCTTGGAGAAATAAGCCAGAAAGCTAATCGATACTTTAGTGAAACATTTCCCGAGCTTCAGTTAAATATACAATCAACGCCTTATAAGGAAGCAGATTTAAGCAAGGCTTTTGAAAAAGATTTCAGTGTCACTATCGGCGATAAGAAAGATGAAGAAATTAAACTTGCCGAAGCTGTTGAAGCCGCTGAAGAGCTATTAGGTGGCGATGAAAACGTTTCTAAATTAGATCGTAAATTTGATCTGCATGGTCATGGGTTAATTAGACAGGCAATAATTAATATATTGTCTTTGTTTAAAGATACTAAAGATGGTGAAAAACACATTATTTTGTTTGAAGAGCCAGAGTTGTACTTGCATCCAAGTAATAAAAGGAAGTTCAGGAATACCCTATACCAAATAGCAGAACAAGATGATTATCAAATAATTTGTGTGTCTCATGACCCTCAATTAATTGATATGAGCAGAGAGCATACCTCTTTAGCTCGGTTTGTGAAGAAAGAGAATGGTGAAACAATTATTTATCAAGCAGGCGATAATGTTTTCTCAAAAGATGAGGAAACGAAAGATCGAGTTCTAATGCTTAATCGTTTTAACCCTCACATCTGTGAAACATTTTTTTCTGATGAAGTGATTTTGGTTGAAGGTGATACAGAAGCAATAGTTTTGCGTGGCTTAATATATGAGCATTACCCAAATAGTGATTTGTTTGTGCTAAACACGGGGACAAAGAATAACATCCCATTTTTCATCGAAGTATTAAGCCATTTTAAAATAAACCAACACGTAATACATGATTCTGATGAAAGGTATCTTTACACAGAAGGACAACGGAGGTTGAAAAAAGATGGAGATCCCAAAGTTAATAGTGCTTGGACATTAAATGCTAAGATTTGGGATGCTATGGAAGCAGCAAAATCAAATGGTTCATCTGTTAAGCGCTATGTATCAGTCAGAAATTTTGAGCATAGTCATGATTATTCTCACGATCCCGATAAGGGAAAACCTTTGTCAGCATATGAGTTTTCCCAAACTCTAGATATTAGTGATGAGGAAAAAAGCATTGTGAATTTCTTAAAACAGGTTGCTGGTGATAAGCCTTATGACAATGAATATACGCAAGAGCACCTCGAAGAGATTGTTGAGGAACCGTTTTAA
- a CDS encoding Imm32 family immunity protein, producing MLTLEKDEKAEQVFIHASPEKLRWLASRLEAIAAQAEKSGNAHDHLMTEDWGGHELTNELIGNPESREIINHLVIYGHKIETTGI from the coding sequence ATGTTAACTTTAGAAAAAGACGAAAAAGCTGAACAAGTTTTCATTCATGCATCACCAGAAAAGCTTCGCTGGTTAGCATCTCGATTAGAGGCTATTGCAGCGCAAGCCGAAAAGTCTGGAAATGCACATGATCATCTAATGACAGAAGATTGGGGTGGTCATGAGTTAACCAATGAGTTAATTGGTAACCCCGAGTCTCGAGAGATTATTAATCATCTTGTTATTTATGGCCATAAAATAGAGACAACAGGCATATAA
- a CDS encoding S1 RNA-binding domain-containing protein: MNQSIFKAGNYYKARIIRVEPTLEAAFVDYGAERHGFLPLKDIDGYDKSHHKEGSILNVCMSKAEKGQKGAQMFAPIEVSEEVTVHDLINKNTQSSDKIIQFAFISTVLVIVAIAVFMST, translated from the coding sequence ATGAACCAATCTATATTCAAAGCAGGGAATTACTATAAGGCTAGAATTATTCGCGTTGAACCAACGCTCGAAGCTGCATTTGTAGATTATGGAGCTGAGCGCCATGGATTCTTACCGTTAAAAGATATTGATGGATATGATAAGTCACACCACAAAGAAGGTTCTATTCTAAACGTTTGCATGAGTAAAGCCGAAAAAGGGCAAAAAGGTGCTCAAATGTTTGCTCCTATAGAAGTATCTGAAGAAGTGACAGTTCATGATCTAATAAATAAGAATACGCAGAGCTCAGACAAGATAATTCAGTTTGCATTTATTTCTACCGTTTTAGTTATTGTCGCAATTGCAGTGTTTATGAGCACCTAA
- a CDS encoding SDR family NAD(P)-dependent oxidoreductase: protein MKAVIIGATSGVGRELAKLMSASGYVVGITGRRSNLLDSLEKELPSKCFKSTMDLTNISESVRALEELLGRMDGVDIIVINAGVGSINPEFPLSEELDTVAVNVSGFTAMANIAYHHFVEKKGGHIVGVSSIAAIKGGPAAAYNASKAYMSIYLEGLSCRTLSKENNIYVTDIRPGFVDTAMAKGEGIFWKAPVEKAAKQIFSSIQKKRRVAYITKRWWFIGLLLSCLPFSFYRKIIS, encoded by the coding sequence GTGAAAGCAGTAATAATTGGTGCTACATCAGGGGTTGGCCGAGAGCTTGCTAAGCTGATGTCAGCCAGTGGTTACGTCGTTGGAATAACTGGACGTCGTTCTAATTTATTAGACTCATTGGAAAAAGAGTTGCCCTCTAAATGTTTCAAATCAACAATGGATTTAACCAATATTTCTGAATCTGTCAGGGCTTTGGAGGAATTACTTGGTCGAATGGACGGCGTTGATATTATCGTGATCAATGCTGGGGTTGGCAGTATAAATCCAGAGTTTCCACTTTCTGAGGAGCTTGATACTGTGGCGGTAAATGTATCTGGTTTTACCGCAATGGCAAATATAGCCTATCACCACTTTGTTGAAAAAAAGGGAGGCCATATTGTAGGAGTATCCTCAATCGCAGCAATAAAAGGTGGGCCAGCTGCAGCTTATAATGCTTCAAAAGCCTATATGTCTATTTATCTTGAAGGTTTATCTTGTAGGACTTTATCTAAAGAAAACAATATTTATGTTACCGACATTCGTCCTGGTTTTGTTGATACCGCTATGGCGAAAGGTGAGGGAATATTCTGGAAAGCCCCGGTGGAAAAAGCCGCAAAGCAAATATTCAGTTCGATTCAAAAAAAACGTAGAGTTGCCTATATTACAAAAAGGTGGTGGTTCATTGGGCTGCTATTGTCTTGTTTACCCTTTAGCTTTTATCGCAAGATTATCAGCTAA